The window GCGGCTGTGTGGAATTCGGGGCGGGCGATCTTCGGGTTCCGCGTGCCGGAGCGTCTGTACGCCGACCCGTTCTGGCGACCCTGAGGTCGTTACGATAGCTGGATGACCGACGCCAACCGCACGGAGGACGCCGGGCCCGAGGGTTCGGAGCTGATCAGTCGGCTGCGCATCATCGAGGGGCAACCGCTGGCAGACCGCGCCGCGGCCTACGCGTCGCTGCACGACGAGCTGGCCCGTCGCCTCGAGTCCGGACCCACCGATCATCACGTGAGCGGATGACTGCTCGCCTCGACGCGGAGCTCGCCCGCCGCGGCCTGGCGCGTTCGCGTACTCAGGCCGCGCAGCTGATCGCCGACGGGCGGGTGACCGTCGGCGGCGACGTCGTGGTGAAGCCGTCGGCGCGCATCGACGATGACGCGCAGCTCGCGGTCGCCGCATCCGATCACTACGTCAGTCGCGCCGCGCACAAACTGATCGCCGGTCTCGACGCCTTCGACATCGCCGTGGAAGACCGTGTGGCGCTCGACATGGGCGCATCGACCGGCGGATTCACCCAGGTGCTGCGCGAACGCGGTGCCCGACCGGTGCTGGCCGTCGATGTCGGTCACGGGCAGCTCGACCCCCTTCTCGCGCTCGACCCCGACGTGGTGTCGGTCGAGGGGTTCAACGTCAGGTACATGGATGCGGCGACGCTCGCATCCGCGACGGGGGTCGCCCAGCGCCCCTCCGTCGTCACCGGTGATCTCTCCTTCATCTCGCTCACGCACGTCCTTCCCGCGGTGGTCGCGACAGCGGCCGAGAACGCCGACATCGTGCTGCTGATCAAGCCGCAGTTCGAGGTCGGACGCACCGCGGTCAAGGGCGGGCTGGTGACCGACCCCGACCTCCGCGCGGACGCCGTGTCGACCGTGCTCTGGTCGGCATGGGACGCGGGCCTGCGGACGGCGGGGCTCATCGCTTCGCCGATCGCCGGTCTGCACGGCAATCGGGAGTATGTGGTCCACCTCGCGACGTCGTGGGGGAGCGATCCGTCAGAATGGGGGAGCACCGTGAACGAACTGACCGGAAGCCGATGACTCCCAGCGATCGCAACATCCTCGTGGTCGCCCACGCGCGCCGAGACGACACCGTCGACGCCGCGGGGCGCGTGGTCTCCGCCCTTCGACAGGCGGGCGCGCGTGCCGTGTTCTCCCGAGACGACCGGGACGACCTCGAAGGCGCGTTCCCGCTCGACGGCGTCGGCACCCTCGGGGAGGACGTCGCTGTCGACGAGATCGAACTGGCGATCGTGCTCGGCGGCGACGGCACGATCCTCCGTGCCGCCGAGCTCGTCCGCGGGGGTACCGCCCCCGTCCTAGGCATCAACATGGGGCACGTCGGATTCCTCGCCGAGAGCGAGCGCGACGACATGGACGACGCCGTGCGCCGCGTCATCGACCGCGACTACCGCGTCGAGGAGCGCCTCGCGCTGTCGGTGCGGGTCAAGGACTCGACCGACGCCGTGATCTACGAGACGTGGGCGCTCAACGAGGCCACCGTCGAGAAGGCCAGCCGCGAGAGGATGCTGGAGGTCGTGATCGAGGTCGACGGCCGCCCGTTGTCGTCCTTCGGCTGCGACGGCGTGGTCGTCGCGACGCCCACCGGGTCGACCGCCTACAACTTCTCGGCGGGAGGACCCGTGATCTGGCCGTCCGTCGAGGCGATCGCGGTCGTGCCGCTCTCGGCGCACGCCCTCTTCGCGCGTCCGCTCGTCGTCGGCCCCGAGGCCCCGATCGCGATCGAGGTGCTCGAACGCACGAGCGGCGTGGGCATCCTGTGGTGCGACGGTCGGCGTTCCCACGAGCTGCCGCCGGGCGCGCGCGTGGTGGTCCGCCGCTCCAGCGAGCCCGTACGGCTGGCGCGCCTGCACCCGCCCGCATTCACCGACCGCCTCGTGCGGAAATTCCGACTCCCCGTCACCGGGTGGCGCGGACCGGCTCCGGAGATCTCATGATCGAGGAGATGCGGCTGCGCGACCTCGGGGTCATCGCCGAGGCGACCCTGCCGATCGGACCGGGCTTCACGGCCATCACCGGCGAGACCGGCGCGGGCAAGACCATGGTCGTCACGGGGCTCGGGCTGCTGCTCGGCAACCGGGCCGACTCGGGCGCCGTGCGCTC is drawn from Microbacterium hatanonis and contains these coding sequences:
- a CDS encoding TlyA family RNA methyltransferase is translated as MTARLDAELARRGLARSRTQAAQLIADGRVTVGGDVVVKPSARIDDDAQLAVAASDHYVSRAAHKLIAGLDAFDIAVEDRVALDMGASTGGFTQVLRERGARPVLAVDVGHGQLDPLLALDPDVVSVEGFNVRYMDAATLASATGVAQRPSVVTGDLSFISLTHVLPAVVATAAENADIVLLIKPQFEVGRTAVKGGLVTDPDLRADAVSTVLWSAWDAGLRTAGLIASPIAGLHGNREYVVHLATSWGSDPSEWGSTVNELTGSR
- a CDS encoding NAD kinase; the encoded protein is MTPSDRNILVVAHARRDDTVDAAGRVVSALRQAGARAVFSRDDRDDLEGAFPLDGVGTLGEDVAVDEIELAIVLGGDGTILRAAELVRGGTAPVLGINMGHVGFLAESERDDMDDAVRRVIDRDYRVEERLALSVRVKDSTDAVIYETWALNEATVEKASRERMLEVVIEVDGRPLSSFGCDGVVVATPTGSTAYNFSAGGPVIWPSVEAIAVVPLSAHALFARPLVVGPEAPIAIEVLERTSGVGILWCDGRRSHELPPGARVVVRRSSEPVRLARLHPPAFTDRLVRKFRLPVTGWRGPAPEIS